One genomic window of Meleagris gallopavo isolate NT-WF06-2002-E0010 breed Aviagen turkey brand Nicholas breeding stock chromosome 22, Turkey_5.1, whole genome shotgun sequence includes the following:
- the RAB5IF gene encoding uncharacterized protein RAB5IF, giving the protein RRKQKPCFAFSPQDEFLDVIYWFRQIIAVILGVIWGVVPLKGFVGIAIFCLINAGVLYLYFSSFQQIDEEEYGGTWELTKEGFMTSFALFLVVWIIFYTAIHYD; this is encoded by the exons CGAAGAAAACAGAAGCCTTGTTTCGCTTTCTCTCCTCAGGACGAGTTCTTAGATGTCATCTACTGGTTCCGACAGATCATCGCGGTTATTCTGGGAGTCATCTGGGGGGTGGTTCCTCTGAAGGGATTCGTGGGGATCGCAAT ATTCTGCCTGATCAATGCTGGTGTTCTGTACCTCTACTTCAGTAGCTTCCAACAGATAGATGAGGAGGAATACGGGGGAACATGGGAGCTAACAAAGGAAGGATTCATGACATCTTTTGCACTGTTTCTG GTTGTTTGGATAATCTTCTATACTGCCATCCACTATGATTGA